CCACAGCTTTTACTCCCCACATCCTCAGATGCTGTATCTGTTGACCACAAGTGACAACTGTATTTACTGTTTGCTTTTAATTAGCATATTTTACTAACCGCAACACCTTTTTCCCCAGTTACCAGGGCCAATCAGATATCTTCGGCCACAGTGTATGTATATTTCTACACACATCAGCTAACCTCAtctctgtgtaaatgtattgcagtgtactgtatgtgtttgaagGGATTGtcatgcttgttttttttgcacAAGATAagaaatgcagtgtttttcataaGCTTGCTTCACTAGGTAGTAAACAAAAGTAGAGGTTTCAATGAATACATCATCCCACTTTCTTTCAAAATGTTacatgagaagattgatatcaaTCATACATCTGTGTGCTCAGTATAGAGCTGGAGTCCCGatgtgattagcttagcttagcattaagactggaagcagggtaAACAGCCTGGCTGTGCCCATAGTTCAAAAACATACCTGCCAAcacttctaaagctcactaatatttttttcttgtttacttCAACATCTGCTCGTCATGGCAACAACATTATTGGTCAAAGCCAGGCTAACTGAAACTGATAACGATCCTTTTATAACATGGGGCTCACGGGATGGAAAAAAACCTAATAAGCGTATTTTCAACATATTATTGTTATGTTATTAATTCTAACACAGTTTTCAGTCTGGACAGAGCATGTTATTGGGAAACAGCTTCTTAGTGATGGGTTCAAAACAGGATAAATAAtccaaaataaactacagtctACACAAAACTACTAATTCACACTGtatgtttttcagtgaaactgaaGTGGAATTGTCACCAGGTAAGGTTTTCCTGTTATTACaaaaatttcacaaagaaagATGTCAACACTTAACACAGAACTGACTCTTGTTCTACATAAATGTGAGGCAAGCTGATCCATCAAAAGATATTTATACTTACATCTTACAGATGCAACTGATGACCAGTCAGACTATGAGAATATCGAAAAACCTGGTAACTTTACATAcataacacacaataaaaaaacaacaagaagtatttgtattttttcatataCTTTATACTATCACTGTGTAACTGCATTTTGCTTTGTCCTTGATGTGAACCGTTATATCCTGCGTTGCAGCCCCTCAAAGAGGAAGTCTAGAACATACATATGTGTAAGTATTTCAGTTCAGTCACTTCTTCATCAAAAATTGTTTATAGGAGCTTGTAGGAAAAGTATGATGGAAAATATCAATGGTTttgaaaccttgactttttcaaaccgCGGTATACCTTGAAACCAGTGACTGGCCCACGCATAACCAAGATCCCTGTGGAACATTTCATTACAAATCTATTTATGTACAGAGCAATAGGGTCAAAAACGTCATATTTGTGTATTGTTTTATAGAGCTCCACTCCCGTGCGCAGTATATGCAAATGAAGAGACCGAAACTGGTGATCTAACTGGTGAGTACTTTTACATGTTCCTCTCttctttatatatatttttattttattttatatttattcaccAATTTCTCCAACTTGGATAGCTGTGTGATTACTTTTAACATTCAttacatgcatttattttgtctgtctaGGTGATCTAGCTGATCAGATGCCAGGTGTCTATGAAAACTTTATCAAGTCATTGCCAATAAAAGACGGTATATCCAGCAACTATATAAAAATATCAGTCATAATTAAGTTagagatatgtttttttctcattagtGGATCATAAGTTAAGTTGTAGAAATGTGAAAGAGGATTGACACCAGGTCTTAAAGCTCTGCTGTTACACCCAACAGATGATGACGACTATGAGAACTCTGAATTCCTGGAACAAGTTGTGAACGAAGAAGAGGGTGAGTGGCATTAACAGCTTTAATCTGTTAgttacatgtacattttttctAACACATTGCTAATCTATAATTAGAGGATAAAAAAAGCATACTACTTAACCAGAAGATGAGCAGACGTGAATCTACAAACTGAATTAATCCAAGCAGAGCTGCAATGTCTAGTCAAATAACTGATTAGTCCATTGTAATTTctttgagtcattttttaagTTGAAATGCCAGAGCTGCTCATCCTGTAGCAGggcatcatattttataagatATATGttttgtaaatacatttttattctgcaAAGTAGTATAGTAACTCATAAAAATGTGGCTGAGATAAAGGTACAATATTTCCATCTCACATGTGCTGAGGTAAGAGAAGAAAGCAACATTAACTGGAAACAACTTGTATGTGCCTAACAAACCAGCACTGGCTACAACTAAGTCATATCTCTGGGTtttctgtaaacaaacattcactagTCCATAGCAACCATCCTGAATCACCATaccacagcaaccacagaaTTAATTGTTATACGTTATCTTGTTATTTCTGGTGTTATCCGGTCTTTTACAGCGCTGtatgtgatgacattttcatagTCAGGGTTTGTGCAGTGTTGACTGTCAATCCCCTGTCACAACAATCTCTTCGTTTTTAAGTCTGTAACACTGCAGCCCGCAAttgcatataaaaatatttgagatttaaaatttttaataaactgtaaggtttattttatttatttcagtaaacTAAAAAAACTACAGATACCCTGATGGTGAAATTATAgcttttagcatttagcttacCATAAAACCCTTAACAATTACCTTATCTGGTCTGTTGGACACAAGACATTCTGTTTAGGAAGCTACTAATGTTAGAACTTTTTAGTCTGATTGTGAATTTGTTCGATATTGAATTATTAAATATTCTTCCACCATTTTTTGTGACAGATGAGCCAGATTATGTGAATCAAGAGGAGTAGCGCACCTGATGTGGACCAccagaaaacatcagtgaaaagATGGAAACAGCCTacacatgttgctgtttttttttttatttctgctatGTGTGATGTGCAAATTGTGTGGACAGCTGTGTGAATAAATACTCATGAAGCTGGATTGTGTCTCATCTGTGAAAACCAAGGATGCCATCTAGTGGTACAGAAAACCCactttaatatacagtatagtacagtacagtttgtCTGAATACTCAAAAAAGAGAGCTTGTTGTTGACTCAACGTAATTACTGTGCAAAGAAGCTGTCCTTAAGCTTGTTTTAGTTCATCATCTAAGTTCCTTAAATCTTCCTACATGTTGATGAGACTGCAGAAACATTGATAAGACTGTAATGTAATTACTAATAAGTctttattgttgtatttgttaACAACTGTAACTCCTAAGTGGATCCCCATAACAGAGGTCTGGTGTATAAAGAGATaattaatgaaaatacagtgaaacacagtaaaaatctaaaatctgtCTTCAAAAGATAAGTTGTGATTGTTGACAAATTCTGTGACTCAGTGTGttataaattaaatatctatatACTGCTTATAGATGGAAAATATGTGGCTTTAAGTTACCTCAATAGGTCTAATACTCATTATATATAATGTGAGTTGTGCAAACCATTGTCTCCAGTGTTACTGGATTGTTTAGACTTTTTGGTGAGCCAATTAGATTTCTTAGTATTAACTCACTGCCATCAAAATATGATTTGAAAAGCTGTCATTTTATTATTCTAAAAATATAGGCACAACAAGGGAAATAACCCACAACAGCTGTCTGATTGTGAGTAGGTCTCAGTGACCACCTGGAAGCAGCATTGTTGTTGGTTTCGCACAGACTTCTCATGCTTCAGAGCTCAGAGAGTGGCTACTAAACGTCATATCAATCATATTTATATCACACAGTCTATGTTATTGCACGTTTACTTGTTGACTCAGTTATTTGAAGAGGCAATGCATGTATTAAAAGAGCAGCGGCTGCATATATAATGAGCCCAGATTTACGTGCTTTGTCACTGCACTGAGGCAGTACTGAGCTAAGTGTGGGTTACATACACATTACGTTTGTGGGACATGCTTGTCTGCTACCTGCTGGTCCTCCAGTGCACACTTAAATGCTTAAGACTGCTCCAGAACCATCAAccacatcaaaggaaatttcACTGCATCCATGTCTTGCAAGCAAAGACAAATCACAGAATAAGATGTACTGTGACACAGTTACATCATGGGTTATCCTACCTGTAGCTGCACAGCGAGgaaacagtcagagaaaagTTTTACACAGAGACGGTTTTATTAACCTGAACAGATCGACTGAGATCAACACCATACCTCAGTCTGACACTGCTCAGAAACCAACATCCAGAGAAGACAGATGACCAGAGCCGACGTTAGTGTAAACAGATAGGAAATATAACCTCTAgggtacacacacgcacagaatAACcgtttctatatatatatatatatatatatgtactgtatgtatacacacTGTTGAGGGGGGTGCAGTGACGTTTCAGGGCGGCTATGGAAAAGTGACGCAGCAAtacgcacattcacacacacaagagccAGTGTTTGAGTTTGTTGGGGGCAAACACTGTCGACTCCTCTCGTGATTTTccaaagaaacagcagagatcTCGATGAATCCGAGAGGAAACGAGCGGAGAAGCAAAGAAGAATGCTGCTGTTTAGACCCAAATTCAGGTGATGGTAACGCTGTGGAGAGTGTCTCCGGTGTTTCAGTTGTCCATTCAAGAGATCAACAGGTAAATTTATCACCTGAGCAAAAAACATCTTCCACCATAATGAGCCATTTGATCTTTCTTTTAGTCTTAACAGGTTTTAATTCTCTAACAGCAGTCATCAATGTCAAGTAATGACTCCTATTTCCAGCAGTTTGACTTGAGGTGTTTCATCAGTGTGTTAAAATAAGGCAGAGAGCTCTTTGTGTTACGGACACCATCGATAGAACTGAGGGATAGGAAATTATTCCCCACAGCTGGCAAAACAAAGCCTGAATACATGATGAAATGGCTGATAAAGCaggtgtgggttttttttaatttttttttagtaaaCAGGAGTCTGGCTGAGTAGCTACCCACCTCtcatacactcactcacacacacccacacacaccagtgGGCTGATGGGAAGTTTAGGCACTGCTGAGGGCGTCCACACCGGGCAGGACTTTAcctgaagacacagagagagtgaacacccagtcagcatcatcatcatcaagctTCAGTGCAAGTCTGAAACAATTTAAAGGCCAAAGTTTGTATTTGTTCTTCATCGTCCTGTGAATGAGcatcatgtttttctgtcactcaccctccagcagctccagactGGCACCGCCTCCTGTGCTCACGTGGCTGACCTTGTCTTCTGTGTTCCACTTGGCGCAGCAGGTGGCAGTGTCGCCCCcacctggacacaaacacatatcaTTCATACGTGATTAAAAGGTTTATTTCAAAACCTCAAAAGCTGTGAAAAGACACACATTTTGTATAaggtcaaaaatacaaaaatgtattaCAGGTTAAACTCTGCAGTCCCACACTTGGGTTCATTTAATGCTGCAGCGCTCTGGACTACGTAGCATAACCCTCTCGTCTTTCTTACCGATGATTGTGATGCACCCTTGTTTGGTCACCTCGACCACTTTGTCCATCAGGTTCTTTGTCCCTTTGGCAAAGTTGTCCCACTCAAACACACCGACTGGGCCGTTCCACACGATCTGCTTGGCTCTGCCCACGGCTTCGGCATAGGCCTTAGAGCTCTCTGGTCCACAGTCCAAaccctgaggaggagaggagaaaattattatcaaaacagaagaaaaatacTTCACATCAATTCTTTTGGACTTGAGTTTGACACGGATAAATCTTCTTTTCTCACCATCCAGCCGGTGGGGATGCCAGCAGCGACGGTCGCAGTGCCGGTGGCGGCTTTCTCATCAAACTTGTCGGCGGTGATGAAGTCGACAGGAAGCGTGATCTTGACGCCGTTCTTCTCGGCTTTGGCCATCAGGTCTTTGACGATGCCGGCCCCCTCCTCGTCGAACAGGGACGTACCAATCTGGCAAAGGcgagaggaaggaaggaaaataaGAAGTCAATGAACAACAAACCGCAGACTTACGTCCAACATAAAATCTAAATTGTCAAAAGTCACAAATAACCTTTCCAACATGATTTTGAGgctcagagaagaaaacaaattcTGATGTGTCTCGCCCAATCAGGTGCAACTTGTTCCTAGGCCAAATACCTGTCATGGAGCTCTGTGGCTGGTTGACCCTCTATAATTTTCTGAAAGGCCTTACTAATAGAATTACTACATTCTGGAGTAAAATTAAAACTAACCAATCACATTTCATCTCAAAGAGGGAGGGCtcattaatcaataaaacagtGACAACTTCCACCAGCTAGAAGTCCTAAGGTCCAATGGTCACGGTTCTTCACTGAGAGATAAAAGGTTTGTTGATGCTGGAGCAGATCTGGGGTATTGAACGTTGGTGGTGTTCAAACAGACTTGTgaaactgctttgttttgttagCGTCAGAGCAGAGACTGAGAATCACGTTCATAACCAAAATGTGACCTTTGACAAAAATTTTTTGAAAATAACTCGCCCTTTGTTTAAAGGGTGAGTTCACCCAAACTGCAAAAGAACATATTTTCCCACATCCCCATGGTGGTATCTAGCCACGTAGATAGTCTTGTTCTTTTGTCCATAATTTGAGATATCAGTCTGAGATTTCCACCTGTTCCCCAATACAATGGAAGTGAGTGGAGTTtagtttgtggtgctcacagaTTTGAGCTTCAGTAAGGTCAGAAAATATGGTCATTTCATAACGGTCTAAAGTTTTGCAACTGCAGTTCCAATAATGCTTTGTGGGATGGAGACAGAGTTGGTTAGTCAGCTGTGGGCTGCAACTGTATCTCTGTATTATTTAGTCTGTATTTGGTTACAATTTGGAAAATTGGCCCTATTTAAAGCATGTTAAATTAACTATTACCAGTTTGCATACCAAAGAATCACTGGATTACTTAAAttctcag
The DNA window shown above is from Lates calcarifer isolate ASB-BC8 linkage group LG20, TLL_Latcal_v3, whole genome shotgun sequence and carries:
- the si:dkey-183i3.6 gene encoding LAT2 domain-containing protein isoform X2, whose product is MIGNPSLLAAVLTVVSVVSLSLLSLLCLRCKRKSKVIREEQPTYNLQTFQRGGSIFAVTQSKTVTRANQISSATVETEVELSPDATDDQSDYENIEKPAPQRGSLEHTYVAPLPCAVYANEETETGDLTGDLADQMPGVYENFIKSLPIKDDDDDYENSEFLEQVVNEEEDEPDYVNQEE
- the si:dkey-183i3.6 gene encoding LAT2 domain-containing protein isoform X3, producing the protein MPLKWQRMIGNPSLLAAVLTVVSVVSLSLLSLLCLRCKRKSKVIREEQPTYNLQTFQRGGSIFAVTQSKTVTRANQISSATVETEVELSPDATDDQSDYENIEKPAPQRGSLEHTYVAPLPCAVYANEETETGDLTGDLADQMPDDDDYENSEFLEQVVNEEEDEPDYVNQEE
- the si:dkey-183i3.6 gene encoding LAT2 domain-containing protein isoform X1, with product MPLKWQRMIGNPSLLAAVLTVVSVVSLSLLSLLCLRCKRKSKVIREEQPTYNLQTFQRGGSIFAVTQSKTVTRANQISSATVETEVELSPDATDDQSDYENIEKPAPQRGSLEHTYVAPLPCAVYANEETETGDLTGDLADQMPGVYENFIKSLPIKDDDDDYENSEFLEQVVNEEEDEPDYVNQEE